A section of the Falco biarmicus isolate bFalBia1 chromosome 3, bFalBia1.pri, whole genome shotgun sequence genome encodes:
- the C3H1orf159 gene encoding uncharacterized protein C1orf159 homolog isoform X3: MEVPYVLLLTRLIAEVASKSTESSVSETECCVDMLDSNSSCPVTNQCSPGCYRRWNEDGSSSCIKCKNETLPVSSASNLTECRNTGIRGMNFQMNISTVTPFIQNIGGPEVAASLILGTFFISLFLILSVASFFYLKRANKLPNVFYRRNKGEVSISPSVLHEAEAHLWLCLTPSVQSL; encoded by the exons ATGGAGGTGCCATATGTCCTTCTCTTAACTAGACTTATAGCAGAAGTTGCGAGCAAATCTACTGAAAGTTCG GTTTCAGAAACAGAATGCTGTGTAGATATGTTGGATTCAAACAGTTCCTGTCCAGTAACCAACCAGTGCAGTCCAG GTTGTTACAGGCGATGGAATGAAGATGGTAGTAGCAGCtgcattaaatgcaaaaatgaaaccCTTCCTGTTTCGTCTGCTTCCAATCTAACTGAATGCAGAAATA CTGGTATCAGAGGAATGAATTTCCAAATGAATATAAGCACCGTAACTCCTTTCATACAGAACATAG GGGGCCCAGAAGTGGCAGCCTCTCTCATCTTAGGGACTTTTTTCATCAGTTTATTCCTGATTCTATCTGTTGCTTCTTTCTTCTACCTCAAACGTGCCAATAAACTTCCTAATGTTTTctacagaagaaacaaag GTGAAGTCTCCATTTCACCCAGTGTTTTGCATGAAGCTGAGGCTCATCTATGGCTCTGTCTCACCCCTTCTGTGCAGTCCCTTTGA
- the C3H1orf159 gene encoding uncharacterized protein C1orf159 homolog isoform X2 — protein MEVPYVLLLTRLIAEVASKSTESSVSETECCVDMLDSNSSCPVTNQCSPGCYRRWNEDGSSSCIKCKNETLPVSSASNLTECRNTGIRGMNFQMNISTVTPFIQNIGGPEVAASLILGTFFISLFLILSVASFFYLKRANKLPNVFYRRNKGIHDTSPSFFSSEATICQTRTVTSDVCICCYDLFFRNQGQQCLAFILD, from the exons ATGGAGGTGCCATATGTCCTTCTCTTAACTAGACTTATAGCAGAAGTTGCGAGCAAATCTACTGAAAGTTCG GTTTCAGAAACAGAATGCTGTGTAGATATGTTGGATTCAAACAGTTCCTGTCCAGTAACCAACCAGTGCAGTCCAG GTTGTTACAGGCGATGGAATGAAGATGGTAGTAGCAGCtgcattaaatgcaaaaatgaaaccCTTCCTGTTTCGTCTGCTTCCAATCTAACTGAATGCAGAAATA CTGGTATCAGAGGAATGAATTTCCAAATGAATATAAGCACCGTAACTCCTTTCATACAGAACATAG GGGGCCCAGAAGTGGCAGCCTCTCTCATCTTAGGGACTTTTTTCATCAGTTTATTCCTGATTCTATCTGTTGCTTCTTTCTTCTACCTCAAACGTGCCAATAAACTTCCTAATGTTTTctacagaagaaacaaag GCATCCATGATACCTCCCCCAGCTTCTTCAG TTCGGAAGCCACGATATGTCAGACGAGAACGGTCACTAGTGACGTCTGCATCTGCTGCTATGATCTCTTCTTCCGAAACCAGGGTCAGCAATGTTTAGCCTTCATTCTTGACTGA
- the C3H1orf159 gene encoding uncharacterized protein C1orf159 homolog isoform X1, translating into MEVPYVLLLTRLIAEVASKSTESSVSETECCVDMLDSNSSCPVTNQCSPGCYRRWNEDGSSSCIKCKNETLPVSSASNLTECRNTGIRGMNFQMNISTVTPFIQNIGGPEVAASLILGTFFISLFLILSVASFFYLKRANKLPNVFYRRNKASVLQPSETASMIPPPASSVRKPRYVRRERSLVTSASAAMISSSETRVSNV; encoded by the exons ATGGAGGTGCCATATGTCCTTCTCTTAACTAGACTTATAGCAGAAGTTGCGAGCAAATCTACTGAAAGTTCG GTTTCAGAAACAGAATGCTGTGTAGATATGTTGGATTCAAACAGTTCCTGTCCAGTAACCAACCAGTGCAGTCCAG GTTGTTACAGGCGATGGAATGAAGATGGTAGTAGCAGCtgcattaaatgcaaaaatgaaaccCTTCCTGTTTCGTCTGCTTCCAATCTAACTGAATGCAGAAATA CTGGTATCAGAGGAATGAATTTCCAAATGAATATAAGCACCGTAACTCCTTTCATACAGAACATAG GGGGCCCAGAAGTGGCAGCCTCTCTCATCTTAGGGACTTTTTTCATCAGTTTATTCCTGATTCTATCTGTTGCTTCTTTCTTCTACCTCAAACGTGCCAATAAACTTCCTAATGTTTTctacagaagaaacaaag CATCTGTTCTCCAGCCTAGTGAAACA GCATCCATGATACCTCCCCCAGCTTCTTCAG TTCGGAAGCCACGATATGTCAGACGAGAACGGTCACTAGTGACGTCTGCATCTGCTGCTATGATCTCTTCTTCCGAAACCAGGGTCAGCAATGTTTAG